TAGACAAAAACTGGTTCTGGCACAATGATTATAAAATACCAAATGGTGTTCATGTATTTGGTAGAAGACACAATCCATTTGGGCCTGATAATTACCCTGACGAACTTATTAAAGTAAGGCAAATGACTGCCAATCGTGATACGCTACTATGGGAAACCCTGAAAGGTAATTCATATGATTTAACTTTAGCAGATTCTAAAACTCAAGTGCTGCCCCCTGTCGAAACAAATTTCAAAATGGGTGAAAGTATTCCTTATATATATGGCGAGGAGGCAATGAAAAAATTCAGTCTTGCACCAGGTTACAAAATCGAACTTTTCGCTTCAGAAGAAACTTTTCCAGATCTTGCGAATCCTTCTCAAATGTCATTTGACAATAAAGGTAGGTTATGGGTTGCGGTTATGCCTTCATATCCTCACTACAGAGTTGGAGATGCCAGACCAAATGATAAAATCCTTATTTTAGAAGATACGGATGGCGATTACAAAGCTGATAAGCAAACAGTATTTGCTGATGGCCTCCATGTTCCAGCTGGTTTTGAAATTGCACCAGAGGGAGTATATATTTCTCAAGGAACAAACTTGAAATTATATACGGACACAGATGGCGATGATAAAGCCGACAAAGTTGAAATACTAATGAGCGGGTTTGACGATCATGACACTCACCACGTCATCAGTGCTTTTTGTGCTGATCCTTCGGGAGCAATATACATGGGCGAAGGTGTTTTCCTTCATACCAATGTAGAAACTTCATACGGACCAGTGAGAGCAACCAATGGCGGTTTCATGAGATATAATCCTGCAAGACACCACTTAGAACGTACTTCCCAAATTCCAATTCCAAATCCTTGGGGTATTGCATTTGACCAATGGGGTCAAAACTTTTTTGCCGAAACATCTGGACCAAATGTAGAATGGATGATGCCAGGAAGTAATAAGTCTATTTATGGACTTTCTTCACCAAAATCTAGAAGTTTGGTAGAAGATAAGCACCGAGTGAGACCTACATCAGGATTAGAGTTTGTGCATAGCCGACACTTTCCAGAAGACGTTCAAGGCAACTGGCTTATCAACAACACAATTGGATTCTTGGGTATGAAAATGCATACTTTGGAAGATGATGGCACTGGTTATAAATCAAAACATGTTCTGGATTTAGTAACGAGCACCGATCCTAACTTCAGACCTGTAGATATGGAGTTTGCACCAGATGGTTCACTTTACTTTATCGATTGGCACAATGTACTTATAGGTCATATGCAACACAATGCTCGTGACCCACTTAGAGATCATGTTCATGGTAAAGTTTACCGCATCACCTATCCTTCACGTCCTTTAGTACCAATCGCCAAGGTAGACGGAGCGAGTGTAGAGCAGCTTTTAGAGAACTTGAAACTTCCTGAATATAGAACAAGATATAGAACAAGAAGAGAACTAAGAGGTAGAGACAAAAAAGAAGTTTATACCAAAACAGAAAAATGGGTTAAGTCATTGGATAAAAACGACCCAGACTATAAGCACCACCTTTTGGAGGCACTTTGGGTATCATGGGGAATCAACAAAATAAACCCTGAGTTGCTAAATGAAGCTTTAGCTTACCCAGACGAAAGAGTAAGAGCCGCAGCTGTAAAAGTATTGAGGTATGTTGGGCACCAAATTCCGGATCAGCCAAAAATGCTTGTTAAAGCAGCTTCTGACGAAAGTGGAAGGGTGAGACTAGAGGCAATGGTAGCTTCTACTTGGTTGAAAGAAGACGAAACAAAAGCTGTTTTTGCTGAATTTGCAAAACTTCCAATAGATGACTGGATGGATAAGCACTATGAGTTCGCTCAAAAACCATTTAATGGATTGGTTAGCCCTAGTTCTCTTAAAACTTATGATACGCCATTAGAAAAACAAATGGCTATTGGTAAAGAAATTTACAACCGAGATGGGTCTTGTGCTACATGTCATCAACCAGACGGAAATGGTCTTGAATCTTCTCAATTTCCTCCACTTGCTGGTAGCAAGTGGGTAATGGGTAGCAAAGATAGAGTCATAAAAATTGTGCTTCATGGACTTTATGGTCCTATCGAAGTATTGGGTAAAAAATACCCTGGTAATGTCCCTATGACTCCATACGGAGGAATGCTTAAGGATGAAGAGGTTGTAGCAGTAATTAACTACGCAAGAAACTCTTTTGGTAATACTTCTTCTGATGCTGTAACTCTTAAGGATGTTCAAAGAGTAAGAACCGAAACAAAGGATCAAAAAGGATTTTATACACCTGACGAATTATTGAAACAACACCCTCATAATTAATAAAAAATGAATAAATTATTAAGCTTAATTGCTGCGACTCTAATGTTTTCATGCCTGAGTTGTACTTCTCAAAAAGTTGACCCTCCACATATTGTCTTCGTAGTTGGAGATGAAGAATATAGGTCGGAAGAGTCTATGCCAATGCTAGGCAAGATTTTAGAAAGAGAACTAGGAGCAAAAGTTACCTTATGTTATTCTGTGGATAGTGCTGGATTTATTGATCCAAATCGCCTAGATCACATTCAAGGCTTAGAAGCTTTAGAAACTGCTGATC
This portion of the Spirosomataceae bacterium TFI 002 genome encodes:
- a CDS encoding putative membrane-bound dehydrogenase domain-containing protein, with product MRNTLRKLLLALPVCALVFGVTFLQGCKTPKKLNLSQGTHISLIGNNLCSRMMNYGHFETEMYLRFPEKDLYIRNFCDGGDTPGFRPHSGRNTPWAFEGAEAFNPDVAENSHSEGHFEYPDEWLTRHKTDVILACFGFNESYRGPEGLDMFKAELTAFIEHTMAQKYNDTTAPQLAFISPIAFQDLSSENDLPTGVKENENLKLYANAIEEIANKFNISFINAFDESKSWYALGEQLTIDGSQLNDKGYENFSKFIADQAFGGSVQKEDMRPKVKELVLDKNWFWHNDYKIPNGVHVFGRRHNPFGPDNYPDELIKVRQMTANRDTLLWETLKGNSYDLTLADSKTQVLPPVETNFKMGESIPYIYGEEAMKKFSLAPGYKIELFASEETFPDLANPSQMSFDNKGRLWVAVMPSYPHYRVGDARPNDKILILEDTDGDYKADKQTVFADGLHVPAGFEIAPEGVYISQGTNLKLYTDTDGDDKADKVEILMSGFDDHDTHHVISAFCADPSGAIYMGEGVFLHTNVETSYGPVRATNGGFMRYNPARHHLERTSQIPIPNPWGIAFDQWGQNFFAETSGPNVEWMMPGSNKSIYGLSSPKSRSLVEDKHRVRPTSGLEFVHSRHFPEDVQGNWLINNTIGFLGMKMHTLEDDGTGYKSKHVLDLVTSTDPNFRPVDMEFAPDGSLYFIDWHNVLIGHMQHNARDPLRDHVHGKVYRITYPSRPLVPIAKVDGASVEQLLENLKLPEYRTRYRTRRELRGRDKKEVYTKTEKWVKSLDKNDPDYKHHLLEALWVSWGINKINPELLNEALAYPDERVRAAAVKVLRYVGHQIPDQPKMLVKAASDESGRVRLEAMVASTWLKEDETKAVFAEFAKLPIDDWMDKHYEFAQKPFNGLVSPSSLKTYDTPLEKQMAIGKEIYNRDGSCATCHQPDGNGLESSQFPPLAGSKWVMGSKDRVIKIVLHGLYGPIEVLGKKYPGNVPMTPYGGMLKDEEVVAVINYARNSFGNTSSDAVTLKDVQRVRTETKDQKGFYTPDELLKQHPHN